Proteins from a single region of Parambassis ranga chromosome 18, fParRan2.1, whole genome shotgun sequence:
- the LOC114451036 gene encoding B-cell scaffold protein with ankyrin repeats-like, translating to MSQTDLLIIYETEAKQWATYLQSVFTGPVSEAGICCYDIATVSSRRDDFLRLAHYNCKLLILSKGMLEGLCQMRRFFLARVLSPAACVVVLLCGVDSLTPLLELVPLNGDDCLQISSEQDAPEYLSAVTDIVRKGVSVPAANVNPLTHKPSEQRAEQVHSTGGDRVRSTIVVTPSRVPCGSSMEIFILLKNEAAGYDTEVEFTGENHKLRVKAVRWNERILCVSAPDFPTGNVRLVVYSGGVPLNDAQLQYYSSMEEIACLLSRVADPVDFMCQALQVSSVDQLDQKLSFMLLERMPTGGFPGLHCEKTLERAEIHHADVPSLLHFAAQYGLQSVSGLLLQCPGAEQALHTASRHGETPAEIAKSHGHAELHVLLKETLNMFNSGEDNGDGSVYEMMCNADVQKQQQAENKEGEDEDLYAPLGVNDEYDTILNSTKAVVVANRPPAPTPRPESTQATESRTPYIAQVFQKKTSQSDADLYSLPSKQARGREDSIPPTFDTFVPNQIQGLQQLIELQQRVKAGLLTVDEAVKHFNDWQQVQKGTEAKQQEKLSHLRARIINNREDDDSVYDKINIVHQTPSVAADESRKGSQATESDFYSKPLKGHQSHFFRKADKR from the exons ATGAGCCAGACAG ATCTGCTGATCATCTATGAGACCGAGGCAAAGCAATGGGCCACCTACCTACAGTCCGTTTTCACTGGTCCTGTCTCAGAGGCTGGGATCTGCTGCTATGACATCGCTACAGTTTCTAGCCGAAGAGATGACTTCCTGAGGCTGGCCCACTATAACTGCAAGCTCCTGATCCTTTCCAAAGGCATGCTGGAGGGTCTTTGCCAGATGCGACGCTTCTTCCTGGCCCGTGTGTTGAGTCCTGCAGCCTGTGTGGTGGTGCTACTGTGCGGGGTGGACAGCCTGACCCCTCTGCTGGAACTGGTGCCCCTGAATGGTGATGACTGTCTGCAGATCTCCAGTGAACAAGATGCTCCTGAATACCTGTCTGCTGTGACTGACATTGTGAGAAAAG GTGTATCCGTTCCTGCAGCAAATGTCAACCCTTTGACACATAAACCATCAGAGCAAAGGGCAGAGCAAGTGCATTCAACTGGAGGGGACAGAGTCAGATCCACTATTGTGGTCACTCCTTCAAGAGTTCCCTGTGGG AGCTCCATGGAAATATTcattcttttaaaaaatgagGCAGCTGGCTACGATACTGAAGTGGAGTTCACTGGTGAGAATCACAAGCTGAGAGTGAAAGCTGTCCGCTGGAATGAGCGGATCCTGTGTGTCAGCGCACCAg ATTTTCCAACAGGTAATGTAAGACTGGTTGTCTATAGTGGTGGAGTACCACTGAATGATGCACAGTTGCAGTActacagcagcatggaggaaaTCGCCTGCCTTCTGTCGAGGGTAGCAGACCCTGTAGATTTCATGTGTCAG GCTCTTCAGGTGTCCTCTGTGGACCAGCTGGATCAGAAGTTGTCCTTCATGCTGCTGGAAAGGATGCCCACAGGAGGATTTCCAGGCCTGCACTGTGAGAAAACACTTGAACGAG CAGAGATTCACCATGCAGACGTACCTTCGCTCCTCCACTTCGCTGCTCAATATGGACTCCAAAGTGTCTCCGGCCTGCTTCTGCAGTGTCCCGGCGCTGAACAGGCACTGCATACGGCCAGTCGCCATGGAGAGACTCCTGCCGAGATTGCAAAGAGTCATGGGCATGCAGAGCTTCATGTCTTATTGAAAGAAACACTG AATATGTTCAACTCAGGCGAAGACAATGGCGATGGCAGTGTGTATGAAATGATGTGCAATGCAG ACGTGCAGAAACAGCAACAAGCAGAGAATAAGGAGGGGGAGGATGAGGATCTGTATGCGCCGCTGGGAGTGAATGATGAATATGACACCATCCTGAACTCAACAAAAGCAGTGGTTGTCGCCAATCGCCCACCAGCGCCCACACCGCGGCCTGAAAGCACCCAGGCAACGGAGAGCAGGACCCCTTACATCGCTCAAG TATTCCAGAAGAAGACGTCACAGAGTGATGCTGACCTGTACTCCCTTCCTTCTAAACAAG CACGCGGGCGAGAAGACAGCATCCCTCCCACCTTTGACACCTTTGTACCAAACCAGATACAGGGGCTTCAGCAGCTCATTGAGCTCCAGCAGAGGGTGAAGGCAGGTTTACTCACTGTGGACGAAGCCGTCAAACACTTCAATGACTGGCAGCAGGTTCAGAAGGGCACGGAAGCCAAGCAGCAG GAGAAGTTGAGCCATCTGAGAGCCAGAATCATCAACAACAGAGAGGATGATGACAGTGTCTATG ATAAAATCAACATCGTTCATCAGACGCCAA GTGTTGCGGCGGATGAAAGTCGGAAAGGGAGCCAGGCAACGGAGTctgatttttacagcaagcCTCTTAAAGGACATCAG TCACATTTCTTTCGGAAAGCTGACAAAAGATGA